The window GATCCACTTATCTTATATCAGGGTCCTGACCAACAGCACTGCGTGAAGATAAgctttttaaatcaattaatttggATTGTTGTCTTCAAATTTTAGTAGACTAACATAGACTTAAGCcatacttcttcttttttttctttttacttgtcAGTTTAGTACATCTGCAATTCAGGAAATTGCATTTGCAGGAAATAGTGTTTCTACTATGCAGCTTATTATCACATCTTTTGTCCATTGTTCTTTGGAAGGAAGTCTTATTGAAATTCAAAAAAAcgcatactgtatgtcactcTTAAGCGTTCTCGTATAGTCAGTTTATTGTGCATATTATTACATATTGTGCAATATGAGCTTTTGATCAAACCTCAGCAAAATAGTattaatgtaaaacatgaaaattatcCTATATTCCATGTGTCCCAGACTTTTACTGAACTCAACTTCTCATGAAAAACATAATATGAGCATTAATATAGACATTTCTTATTCATAATTCAGTATGAATTTCAATATCATCATGTGCAGGTACTTCATGCCTGTGCTGTAGAGACACTTTAGACACTTTCTTATGGCTGTGGCTGAGTTACATAGGCCTAATCTTGACTTTACGTCGTATCAGTAATGATTTTGTTAACAATTTCCAAATTGTTGGCGaaccaaatatttatttaaacattataaaacactttttggAAAATTATGCTAATTCCTTTATGGATGATTTTTCCTAATGTGTGCCAAAATGCCTGCTACACAGTATGTTCATGAAGTATGAAGCATTTGGCaatcactttttaaattattcaaatttcTAATTATCTATTACTGAATGTTAAATTCTGATGAATGTCTGAGGCTTTTTTACCTACCAAAACATTCAGTCTTGTGAAGTGTACTCTATTTTGAATATTACACAAGCCTGCAAGAACCCATGCAACTGTGAAATGGTGAAatattttgttctttattttataCTACAGTACTGATCAACTACGTATTTTGCCTGAAATCAACCTCAGTATCTTGATGAAATCCTGGTGGCCAGACCCAGCCATAGATAATAAGATGTCAGTGAGTGATAGAAGATTCAACAATTTCATCCTACTTAGTTCTGGACTGCTTTGGGCATTTGTGGGTTCACATTTAGACCATCTGACATAATTTGATCAGCCATAACCTGAATGTACTGCTCTTAAGCTccttcaaacaaacaacactacACACTTGGAATCTTAGGGGATCAGTTTTCATGTGCCAAACTCTCCTTTAAATAAGAAAATGGGCAATTTTTACATGTGTAGATACAGGCCTGCTCATGTTTTACTCTCATTTTGGAAACCtgtttttacttaagtaatatATTTCTAAGAAACCTCAGACTCTGCCTTACAATTTCAGATCCAAAATAAAGAGAGAACAATTATTTGTCTGGTCATCTTCTGTCCTTTATATGGTAAATGAGCGTCACTGGACTGAGTTCAGTGTTCATTTGTCTCCTATTGAACGTCTCTGTGGATTTTGTGAAGAAAAACTGACTCCTGATCAGTGGTTGATATTGCTGATTAACGGTCCGCGATGTCTCAACGCCCGCCTCCTCCACTGTCCAATCACTGACTGAGTTCAGATACTGACAGATATATTAGCCAATCAGACGGCAGTATGTAGAATATGGGTGGGAACCCGTAAACATCGGGGAAGTGGACTGTTAAACTTATCGGAGGCAAAGGAAGGGAACTGTTTTCATGGAAGCCTCTTAAAGGAATTAGTCGCACCGCAGGGATGTCTTGATAGCACTACACAGGCTAATACTAGCGTTAAATTGGCTAACCAAGTGTTCACTCCACACAAGTGCTGTCAGAGGTTTAGATATAGCGTTACGAAGAGGAGGGAGAAGTATTACGCCATCAACCCGAGCTTCCTGAACTTGAAGTCAAGCTAGGCAACCAAAACCTATAACCGCAGCGGACGCCGAAGGTGAAAAAACAGACCACGAAAAGCTTAACCGACCTCCAGACTTTGTACGTCTACAGTCACAAGACAGTTCGGAGTAACTTTTGGTGAAGCTTAACCGGACTTGTCGCGATGTCTCTGGCCGACCAGAGCCAGCAGTGGTTCCCCACCAGCGTACAGGTAACGGTGCATCAGGCTCGGAGCCTGCGCGTCAAGGGTAAGAATGGCACCAACGACGCCTATGCCATCATCCAGGTGGCCAAAGATAAGTTTTCTACCTCTGTGGCGGAGAAATGTGTCGCTCCAGTGTGGAAAGAGGAGGCTTCGTTTGACCTACCGCTCTTCCACCCGGGCAACGCTGAACGCTGCACCCTTTATGTCATAGTGATGCATCGTTCCCAGGTGGGACTCGACAAATTCTTGGGGCAAGCTGTGATAAACCTACTGGATCAGCACGACAACAAGTCTCGCAAAAAGACAGAGTAAGTGGCTGCTGTGGGCCTTCACTGTTTTATAATTAATAGCATTGAAAGCCTGTTAGATACACCGTCCCAAATAAAGCTGAACATTCATTTTGGTGTGAAGTGGAGCTTCATCTGGGTGGGATGTCACTGATAGTATCAAAGGGGGTTACACAAAGATATCCACCAGTTCATACAAAATAAGTATGAAGTTTTCTTCATTAAGCTCAACTTATACCTTAATCCAAATTGACTGACAGTACATCACTCTCATCCTTCAACAGGGCTGTGCCATATGACGATATATATCATGTGATGATAGAAAAGCGTTTATCGTTTCATATTACGCTCTATTGTTTATTTGGTTGTGTGGCAAATCACactgtccatcttttgcatgGATTACATTAATAAGTTACTCTTCCTGGCTTCTTACTCGCAAAGCTGTTATTGTACCAGaaactatttattaattgaatttacagaaaatatgctATATCGTGATATGTGTCGTTAtcaggatatgagattttggtcagCCCTAAGGTTTCAAGAACAATGTTGACAAAGCAGGTGaaatttgtcaaaatatttgGAACGTACACAATAATAGTCATATGAACATTacacaacattaagattgaGGATTCATTATATAAAGTATATCCTATACACTGtagtgtctttgttttgttttgcaagCAGCTAATGACTTTGGCTTGTTCTACCTGTTTGTTCTTTTAACTGCACCTTACCTCTTATGTAACACAGTATCAGAGGTGCCCTATCTTACATGTTTGAACATGTTCCTGTGTcaataaacattgtttttattaacaCGGTAATCCAATGGTGATTTGGATATTTCTCAAAATATGAACCATTTGATCCATTCCTTGAACTCATGCAGTGGTTAAATCGCGTTAATCGTCATGTAGTTTAACCTAACATTGCCATTTTATCTTTGAGATTTGGaatcagtaaaaacaacattaagttTTAGCATTCACtagaaagacaaataaaatctctATATATTTTTGTAGTAAGACAGATGGAAGACTGATGAAAATAACTGAGGGACACACAATTCAAAGCGTACCTTTATGTTGTACAGTATGCATGAACTTTGAAACCAAATTGGCCTTTTGGAGAAGTATGGTAGCCTTTTGCATTGTCCAACTAATGGGGTCAAGTCTAGTTTCAGAGACAAttagaaacacaaatgaataaTGCAGACTTTTCACGACACTTTTTGTTAATATAGGTCAAATACAATGCACTTTAAATTGGtcacaaaacaaagaaacaatcTATAAACCTTAaaactccctccctcctcttacAAGTgtctgagaggaaaaacagaaactatGGAGCTGGTGAGAAAACAGTCCAAGATTATCTTTATCTCAGTCCTTTCCTTCTGTCTTCTATCTCTGTCGGACCAATCATGGAGACTTCTACTTTATAAGTTGGTGTGAAGTGAACTCCATCACTGCCAGCTATGATGACGGAAGCCTATGTGCAggtcattttctgacattgctGCTGTTGATCCTGCACATTCCTCAGGGCTATTTACTCCTATACTAAACGTCTACTCTGATCACACCCAGATGCGTTACACGAGTCAGATGACATCTGTGGTTTGACGTAGCATGGGTGGAACGTGGGTGTAACAAGagtcaaaataaaactttgcaTTAGTGTTGaatgatgacacacacaccccGTGATGTaagagaaatttaaaaataaatgatggttTAATATAGACTCTGTCAACTGTACTGtcaactctttctctctcctttaaTTTTAAGAGCCTGAGTGAGTTGGCAGTTATCGCTCAAGCAAGGGCAGGCTTGATTCAGTGCCGAGATGACCTCATTCACTTGGTTATTGTACATTCATATCTGAAATGTTATCTTGTGTTTACTCAGGACACTTAGTGGCAAAGTTCAGTCCTTGCGTTCTCATTTCCAAGTCTGAAGTCTCTTCACTCTCCTTGTTTTATCTACTCCATCTGTCTTCTTTAAGACACAGTATGCAGGATGGGTATTAGATGTTGCTGTGTTCGCCTTGAAGCGTGTGGTGTTAGGTTTCTATCCTGCTCTCCCGTTGTGCTGATACTGTACAGGGTGTGACATTGAGTACTTTGTTCCCCTGCTGAAAGGAAGCTCTGCTGTTGCTCCTAATACAATACAGTGTTTCCCAGATGAAATGAGGATGTAGGgccactttttttaaaatttatcaGAAGTTGGGAGTTTAATGTTCAGTATATTATTCAGTACAGAGCGATTTAAAGTTTGGAtttgtcatcatcatttaaTCTGCTGCTTATTTACTTGATTACTAGGTAAATTGTTTGGTCCCTAAAATAtctggaaaatacattttcacagttgaaatcttcaaattgcttgttctGTCTGACCCATGTAtccaagatattcagtttaccatcacgtatgacaaagaaaagcagcaaatcctcacaattcACAAGCTTGAACTAATAAATGTTTGTTCAGTGTTTGCTAATGTTTCAAAAATCACTTCAAAAAACTTCAAAATTTGTCAGCTAATCTTGTCAACTCCAAATATCTTGGAGCCGCAATGATATCAGACCAGTTCTAGTTGTTGCAGAGCTGGTTCTCTAGAGTCAGCTCCAGTCAGACACCTGAGccacaatatttattttgtaaacaAAGAGCAgatgaatattttaatatttaatatttcagattCTGACATTTATGTTTACCTAACACAAGAATCAAACCTGCTGACTGTGTCtggtatatttatttttaaaattagaaaAGCCTTGCAGTGCTGTTAAATATTAGAAAGtattaaaacaacaatttggAGCAATGTATCTagattttactattttaaagGCTGGATCCGCTCTAGCGTCCACTCATAGGATAAACATTAGCCCTCTTGTTAATCATTAGACATGGAAGAGAAGTGCCCTTGACAGTTAACAGAGGGAACTTGTCCAGCAGGACTGGTGAGAGCATGCATCAGGGGCACGGCTCAGTAATTCATGCAAACAATACAGAACATGAACACCCTGTAAGCCTGTTCATAATTGTAATAATGCATTATCATTACAGTCAACTGAAACACATGCCCTGCTGCAGTTGACGTAGACAAGACACCCTGAAGGAACAGCAGGCAATTCCTTGATAAGCTTGATAAAGTGAGATCTGTCCGTCCTTGTGGTTAGTTAGCGATTGTTTGACTTGGCATGCTCCGTTTAGGGCTGGACATGAGGAATGTTTGAATTAGGCACAGTGTAACTTTAATTACATCACGTTTCAAGCCTCCCTGCATGCTTTGAACATCTTTGAGGAATGTTGGTTCACTCCCATGCTTGTTTCCTGACTTTTATCCCCAGAAGCCTGTCTGGATGCCTGCCTCATGACACTAAAGTAAATACTGGAGCAGTAAACTCCATGTGAACTGCAGATAATTGTCTgcttaatgttgtgtttttaaattcagtGACAGATATAATCCATATACCTCACTTTATAATGTTAGATTGAACTGTATTGAACTGTACACGTTACTCTACAAAATGATCAAAGAGAAATTAACACCGTGACCTTAACTTTTGGTGAAGCAGTTGGAGGGCTCTGCTGTGGAACAATAGAGTTCAAAAGGGGAAAAGCTTACCATAATGGGCACTTCTGCTAAAGTAGTAGTGCGTCTAATAATAGCATGTCTCTAATTATACAAGGAGAAAGCATCCATATGTAATGGTTCTAATTGCTTGTTTTGGCATGGTTTTAGAAAGGGCTGTCCAGAACACTCCTACCTTTCCTTTGTAGACAATAAGTGCTGATCCTGTTCAACAGAGAGGacatgaagggggggggggggggggggtgaacaAAGCTGTAATTGTCATGCTTTATCTGTTGTTGGCATGGTATTCCCAGCAGGAAATGTAACAAGCTGTATGTCAGTTAATGACACCTATCAGTCTCTAATGGTCTCAGGTCTAATGAGACGCAGCAGACAAAGTCAGAACTAGaatcaatcaattatttgtAGGGGATTTAATTGTGCTGCGTTTTTTATATACAACTTgcatttaactgtttttaacCCCTCCTGAAGTGCTGATGCATTTATTTAGTGCCGCCACCCCGTTAACAATTTTGTTTGATTAATTACTTAAAActtaatcaattatcagaattgtGGTCGATCTTGgggaatttttgtttttcagctaaTCAGTTAGCTGAAAAGTAGTTTCAGCACTAAGcctcaaaatgtcattttacacAGAGACAAGTTATTTTCCAATCTTCCATTTCcactttaataaataatttcaccTGTTTTTGGTACttgtttcatacattttttcttGATACAAAGTCAGCCATTTGTCTTATTCTGTCTTGTTTGCTGAAACAGTGAAAAGTACACCAAGGACAAATGGAAATGTCACAGTCATGTTGCCCTTTTTTCATCTTGCATCAAGAAAAATAAGTCTTAAGGGTTTAATAGTTACTATAGGACAAACTTCCTGATAAGATGGAGGGTTATTGCAATGTACTAAGATTAATAAGATATCCAAGTTGAAATTCAAAAATGCCTGTCATTGATTATAAGGAAATTCCATCTTAAAAGTCTGATTTATTCTTTCTGTCATCTGCAGATGGTTCAAGCTGGTGGACAAGACTGGAAAGGAGGACAAGGCCAGAGGAGAAGTGCTAATAGATATTCAATTTATGCGAAACAACATGTCAGCTAGCATGTTTGACCTTTCTATGCAGGACAAACCACGCTCCCGCATCTCCAAGATAAAGGACAAAGTCCGTGGGAAGAAAAAGGATGGCTTCTCCGACTCTGCCTCAGCTATTGTCCCGTCTGTGAGCCAGGTCCTGACAGACAGCGATGGAGAGGCCGATTCAGTCTCACTTAATCAGACtccaggagagaaaaaaaagaaatctaaatTCAAAACCCTTTTTGCTCCCAAATCAAACTTGCAGAAGAATATGTCACAGTCCATGTCTACACTGGGGACTCTTCCTGAGAGGAACTCATCTCTCAGTGGCAGCCGCTCATCTGGTCTCAATGTAGACTCCCCTGAAGGTAACCTAACCTTTCTATTCTCTGCGTTGaagctgtttgtttgtatgtcgACAGTTCTGTCTTTCTCATGCTCCACGGTGAAAGTTAAATAGTGGTGTTTTGCTTGTCAACAATGACGTTAtatttcactgtctctcctcccaCAGTTAAGAAGAAATTCAAATTCCTGGGCCACAAGCGGACAGGCAGCTCTGACAGCAAGGTGTCTCAGGGTCCTTTCTCCCTACTGGGCCGCTCCAAGCAGAGCAACAGTGACCTGAACAGCCTGTGCATCAACGGCAGCCATGTGTATGCAGAGGACACAGAGCCCAAGAGTGGATCCACCCTCAGTCTGAACAGCTCAGGCCAAGGATCTGTGGAGGATGTCCGGAAACATTCCTCAGATATGTCTGCAGATTCTTTCAAAAACGTACCTGTGCCTTCCCACAGCCATGAGTCTTCAGACAGGGCTATACTGGAGCAACAGCGCCatcaagaggaggaggagagaaggcaGGCAGAAGAAAGGCGTATAGCAGAGGCCAAGAGgctggaagaagaggagaaatacAGGGCAGAGGCCAAGAGactggaagaagaggagaaatacAGGGCAGAGGCCAAGAGACTGCAGGAGGAAAAGGAACGCATGTacaaagaggagcaggagaggaagagacgcTTCCTTGAGGATGAAGCAAGAAGGaagaaacagagggaggaggaggaagacaggaagaaacaagaggaagaacGCCGGATGCTGGAAGCAACTGAGAATCAGCGGCTTGAGGAGGAGCGTCACAGACTGGAGGAGCAGAAACGACAGGAGGAGGCCTCCATGAGCGACAGGCTGACGTCTCTGTTTGGAATGATCcgaaagaaggaggagaaaaaggaggaggtACAGGAAAATACCAAAGAGGAGCTACCCACAGCAGCCCCTCGCATTGAGTCAAAAGATCCTGATCAACCAATCTCCCACCACTCCACCAACCCGTTTGAGGAAGTTCCCCCCAGCTCAGATATCACAGTTAGCAGTAACGAAACCCCAGCTGATCATCTGAAATCTAACCGCAACCCACAAACCCCCTCTGCCATGGTCTTCCTCAACCGTACTGCAAAGGTGTCTGCAGTCAAACCCAGGTAGGCCTTCTTCTTATTGGTTGTATTATATAATCTCAAAAATGACTCTGCACTAATGTTATGTAATAATGTAGTGTTATTTCAGTGTTGTGATACAGGGCAATGCTGTCGGTTGCTTGTAGGCACACTATTCTTTGACTTGCTTTACTGGAATTTGAATACTACTTTCAATAGGCCTGCAAGTGGACTTGCACATACTGTCgcatttcagtgtgtgtgctttctAAGTCaccaaaaaaggcaaaacacaaATTTCACAGCgaaaagatgttttgtttttcctcaacTTTGATGTCCAGGCAGCAGTAAAAGGCAGACTTAGAAATGTACACGACTGTTAAGGAGCATCAAGATGATTAATGAGTTTCACCCTACACCATCTCTGTCAACAATGAAACTCCACAGTTTCACAGCTTTCTGTCCTGTTACTGTTCACTTTGACCAAACCTTGTGACTGTCTTGAATTACTAAAACTTGGAATTGCATCTGACACTTGACGGACCCGTTTGACCAGCTTGGTCTCCACACTGATGAGAATCTGGGTGTGTCTTATGTGTGTGAGGATGTTGTGGAACAGGTTGTGGACTGAACAGAGCTCATAAGGAGTGAGTTAGACACGGTGTGACTTCCTATGTGGACGTCTTTGGTGCTTGGGttctctttttgatttttttagagttgttttttttttgtatttttttttatatttggatCATCATGGTAAGGTGGTTTTGCTTGGTATTAATGCTACACTAGTCTTTTCTTTCAAGTGTGTTTGCTAGATGGTAGCCCAGGTAGCTTAAGTTGTTGTTATTCATTTGGGATATTTTGTTAAAATTAGATGCCAGGTTGGCAACCTACTATAATCTAAGAAGTTGAATTAAAGCAGAAATGTcacactgtctttttttatcttggAAAGTACATTTCCCAACGTAAACAAGTCTCTactaaaaatagaaacattaaCAGCAAGACATGTGATCAGAGGTTGTGCTTTTAGGTTGCACGATGACATCAAATGGTGGACCATTTATGAACAATGTCAGCCTTTTCTAGTGCATCACTATGATGCAATGAATTTTGTTGTCACAGGTCACACATTATTCTCAGTATTTTAAGATTTAGCAAAGTGGTTAAGTTTGGTAAATTTTGAACAGTCTCAGAGCTGCATTATGTGAGGTTTGAGTTGTGAATTTTTTGACAAATTTGTTGATCTGAGAGATGTTAGTTAAATTGGTGGCGGGTTGTACATTGGTGAAAGTCAGTTTGGGTAAATTGATGGTCTCACTGACCTGTAGGCCTTTGTTTTCACTCCTTGGCAGATTGGCTCAATCTCTGACGTCTGAACCCACTGACTCGCTAACCCCCAGTCAGCAGTGTCCCTCCCCAGCCACCCCTGAATCCACCCTTTCTAGTGTCCCATCTGAATCCCCTGATACTTTCTCCAACCTTCACTCGTCTCTGGCTCCACCAAATATTAGTCAAAGTCCATCTGGTTCTCCTCGTGGCAGCATAGAGAATCTGTCATCTGTGGGATCTTCCACCACCATGGCTGATAAGAAGAGAAGAGCCCCCCTCCCACCCTTGAATCCTGTACATGAGACCCAGACAGGAGGAAACTACATACCTGTCAGAGAGATCAATAACCCTGGATACGTTGAGGCAGATGTGTCGCAGCAAGGCAAAAAAATCTCTCTACCCCTCCCTGATTATGAAACCCTCTTCCCCCAGAAGAGACATGGAGTACAGGGGCAAACGCGATGGGACCATATAATTGCTGATATCAATCAGAGACATCGGGACACTCCACCTGAATTTCTGGGTCCAGAGATGAGTGTGGATG is drawn from Thunnus albacares chromosome 2, fThuAlb1.1, whole genome shotgun sequence and contains these coding sequences:
- the rab11fip1a gene encoding rab11 family-interacting protein 1 isoform X2, translating into MSLADQSQQWFPTSVQVTVHQARSLRVKGKNGTNDAYAIIQVAKDKFSTSVAEKCVAPVWKEEASFDLPLFHPGNAERCTLYVIVMHRSQVGLDKFLGQAVINLLDQHDNKSRKKTEWFKLVDKTGKEDKARGEVLIDIQFMRNNMSASMFDLSMQDKPRSRISKIKDKVRGKKKDGFSDSASAIVPSVSQVLTDSDGEADSVSLNQTPGEKKKKSKFKTLFAPKSNLQKNMSQSMSTLGTLPERNSSLSGSRSSGLNVDSPEVKKKFKFLGHKRTGSSDSKVSQGPFSLLGRSKQSNSDLNSLCINGSHVYAEDTEPKSGSTLSLNSSGQGSVEDVRKHSSDMSADSFKNVPVPSHSHESSDRAILEQQRHQEEEERRQAEERRIAEAKRLEEEEKYRAEAKRLEEEEKYRAEAKRLQEEKERMYKEEQERKRRFLEDEARRKKQREEEEDRKKQEEERRMLEATENQRLEEERHRLEEQKRQEEASMSDRLTSLFGMIRKKEEKKEEVQENTKEELPTAAPRIESKDPDQPISHHSTNPFEEVPPSSDITVSSNETPADHLKSNRNPQTPSAMVFLNRTAKVSAVKPRPHPVKPMSAAETQHPISTPAVKEIKAHDSTPAKIKVADSAKSGPYTQLTQEELITLVVKQQTDLSRKDAKIVELEEYIDNLLVRVIDEQPSILQALNAAKPV
- the rab11fip1a gene encoding rab11 family-interacting protein 1 isoform X1, which encodes MSLADQSQQWFPTSVQVTVHQARSLRVKGKNGTNDAYAIIQVAKDKFSTSVAEKCVAPVWKEEASFDLPLFHPGNAERCTLYVIVMHRSQVGLDKFLGQAVINLLDQHDNKSRKKTEWFKLVDKTGKEDKARGEVLIDIQFMRNNMSASMFDLSMQDKPRSRISKIKDKVRGKKKDGFSDSASAIVPSVSQVLTDSDGEADSVSLNQTPGEKKKKSKFKTLFAPKSNLQKNMSQSMSTLGTLPERNSSLSGSRSSGLNVDSPEVKKKFKFLGHKRTGSSDSKVSQGPFSLLGRSKQSNSDLNSLCINGSHVYAEDTEPKSGSTLSLNSSGQGSVEDVRKHSSDMSADSFKNVPVPSHSHESSDRAILEQQRHQEEEERRQAEERRIAEAKRLEEEEKYRAEAKRLEEEEKYRAEAKRLQEEKERMYKEEQERKRRFLEDEARRKKQREEEEDRKKQEEERRMLEATENQRLEEERHRLEEQKRQEEASMSDRLTSLFGMIRKKEEKKEEVQENTKEELPTAAPRIESKDPDQPISHHSTNPFEEVPPSSDITVSSNETPADHLKSNRNPQTPSAMVFLNRTAKVSAVKPRLAQSLTSEPTDSLTPSQQCPSPATPESTLSSVPSESPDTFSNLHSSLAPPNISQSPSGSPRGSIENLSSVGSSTTMADKKRRAPLPPLNPVHETQTGGNYIPVREINNPGYVEADVSQQGKKISLPLPDYETLFPQKRHGVQGQTRWDHIIADINQRHRDTPPEFLGPEMSVDGPEENEPSLQSSLPQERHHQTQPREAKPVSSKKVAAPAPPKPVVSPQPRSVSDSSQRQSQNMAHAQKSLMSPNPSAAPGHVNTDTLSRGNLSEISRNGAKKALQPPPAATHAPRPTSQMDWDTAPTDDQIKVPVAMNKEAPTAKPRQRVSGKEPVEQGESAVTNMSNTYKNGGKAKENFTEFDPFPNTELLSKDPWAQVSQNQEADDLFTGRVRKEQKPEDRGLTTGDLDNIFNQEKPTDPFTSLNGSSSNKQNEYMKKDDDSKQLSPAFQRKNSQKRKQILPSITHSERASKSRQEPAYQEETADQGLPARDVANEFVTPKHQGDVKTQSNFYGREDPFGAEPFTAPSAFTSSEPLQVVMEEPVSQAGVLSGGKTLLRAWVSPSEVQPVSAQNSNGGGLALTPRRPHPVKPMSAAETQHPISTPAVKEIKAHDSTPAKIKVADSAKSGPYTQLTQEELITLVVKQQTDLSRKDAKIVELEEYIDNLLVRVIDEQPSILQALNAAKPV